From the Cryptomeria japonica chromosome 2, Sugi_1.0, whole genome shotgun sequence genome, one window contains:
- the LOC131057457 gene encoding AAA-ATPase At4g25835, whose amino-acid sequence MVLAQIWSVLGLLTVLQNVLPSRLVRLLHGWWEGLKDFYSPNSYVEIPEFNGYCGVDMNELYRSVQIYLNSLHAAAHSRRVSVSRAKNSSHLSYTLAPDQTMEDIFAGARLWWTHNVDPVPDSLDERRSFTLKMKKPDRTRILGDYLEHVAYCAEEYDSRSRDRKLYTNNGHGSHDCGWTAVPFRHPATFSTLALDPELMDTIKADLDSFAQGKDFYHRVGRAWKRGYLLHGPPGTGKSSLIAAMANYLHYDVYDLELTKVTDNSELRALLIQTTNKSIIVIEDIDCSLDLTDRLSKFPAGAPRRLESTKSVEHLETDDSRVTLSGLLNFTDGLWSCCGEERIIVFTTNHKDNVDPALIRSGRMDMHILLSNCGFPAFKCLAFNYLGIEEHNLFPVIEQSIQAGGALTPAEISEILIKHKHQDPFLALKAVVSALHLSIVRKCEDFEEPFEEEEVPLNKGEEQNADVANGDIVDVFVNDRHADNPRAVRNPKTLTWQRKVRYLIRTKKMSEQRRLNQLL is encoded by the coding sequence ATGGTGTTGGCACAGATCTGGTCTGTATTAGGTCTCCTGACTGTGTTGCAGAATGTATTGCCCTCTCGGCTGGTGCGGCTACTCCATGGGTGGTGGGAAGGGTTGAAGGATTTCTACAGCCCTAATTCGTATGTGGAGATCCCGGAATTCAACGGCTACTGCGGTGTAGACATGAATGAGCTTTACAGAAGCGTGCAGATCTATCTTAACAGCCTTCATGCGGCCGCTCATTCTCGCAGAGTGAGCGTGAGCCGGGCCAAAAATTCCAGTCATCTGTCCTACACGCTTGCGCCGGATCAGACAATGGAAGACATTTTCGCCGGCGCTCGTCTCTGGTGGACACACAATGTCGATCCAGTCCCAGATTCACTGGATGAAAGGCGTAGCTTTACACTCAAAATGAAGAAACCGGACCGGACTCGAATTCTCGGCGACTACCTGGAACATGTGGCGTACTGTGCAGAGGAGTACGACAGCCGGAGCAGAGACCGGAAACTTTACACCAACAATGGCCATGGATCTCATGACTGCGGTTGGACTGCCGTTCCGTTCCGTCACCCGGCGACATTTTCGACGCTTGCGTTGGACCCTGAGCTGATGGACACCATTAAAGCCGACCTCGACAGCTTTGCGCAGGGGAAGGATTTTTATCACAGAGTCGGGCGGGCGTGGAAACGGGGTTATCTTCTGCACGGCCCGCCCGGAACAGGAAAGTCGAGCCTCATTGCCGCCATGGCCAATTATCTGCATTATGATGTCTATGATCTGGAGCTCACCAAGGTCACCGACAATTCGGAGCTTCGGGCGCTTCTTATTCAGACTACTAATAAATCTATTATTGTCATTGAGGACATCGACTGCTCACTGGATCTCACTGACCGGCTGTCGAAATTTCCTGCCGGTGCGCCGAGACGACTGGAGAGTACCAAATCGGTTGAACATTTGGAGACCGATGACAGCCGTGTGACTTTATCAGGACTTCTGAATTTTACCGATGGACTCTGGTCTTGCTGCGGTGAGGAGCGCATCATAGTCTTTACTACAAATCACAAGGACAATGTCGATCCTGCTTTGATCAGATCCGGCAGAATGGACATGCATATTTTGCTCTCAAATTGTGGCTTCCCTGCCTTTAAATGCCTGGCTTTTAACTATTTAGGAATTGAAGAACACAACCTGTTTCCTGTTATTGAACAGAGCATACAAGCAGGGGGTGCCCTCACGCCTGCCGAGATTAGCGAGATTCTGATAAAGCACAAGCATCAGGATCCTTTTCTGGCGCTCAAGGCCGTGGTTTCTGCTCTGCATCTCAGTATTGTAAGAAAATGCGAGGATTTTGAGGAGCCATTTGAAGAAGAGGAGGTGCCTTTAAATAAAGGGGAAGAACAGAATGCAGATGTTGCAAATGGAGACATTGTTGATGTCTTTGTTAATGACCGTCACGCAGACAATCCTCGCGCAGTTAGGAATCCCAAAACCCTAACCTGGCAGAGAAAGGTGCGTTATCTTATCAGGACGAAGAAAATGTCTGAACAGCGCCGCTTAAATCAATTACTTTGA